GCCAATTATAAGCCCCTCAGCCATTGACCTGGTCACGAGGGCCAGGCCGGGCCATCAATGAGACACACTCATTCAAGAGATCTCCCAGGAAGGATCCTGTAGACCTTCAGCAGAATGTAAGGGAGGGCAGCTTTGGGTGGCATCCCTGGGAGTGGGAATGGGAAGTACAGCTGCTGCCCTCCTGCAGCGGGGAGTTCCTCCCTTCCAGTGCAGCTGCAAATGGGGCAATTCAGATTGCTCCTCCTTGTTTCCACAGGAGCACATCTGGCTCTTAGATACCGGCCCTGTGCAATCTCTAGGGCTCAggatgatttaggagcctaaactgGCTCCAGACCAAGATGCATAATGGCAGTGATGCAGTAGGAGCTGGGTGTACCTCTCCACAACACTCCatgcccaggcacccctgggtAACTGGAGGAAAGGGGGAGAATATGAAAACTAATTAACAGCTGGGTGAAAAACATCCAGAACAACCTGGGCCATGAGGGACAGCACGTTCCAACAGATGAAATGCGACATACATACCGCAGCAGCTCCTGGCCTGTGCTGGACCCTAGCTACCACCATGAGGAGCACACAGTAGCTAGCCTGGATAGCGAGAACGTGTGCAGAGCTGGATGGAAAAGCCTTCAAACAAATCACGTCCCACTCTTTTAACATGCACCTTGGAGGCCTAGGACTTGAGTTGCTGGTCTCAGCCCAATTCATAATGGACAGGCGGCATCTGCATCACAAGCTACACGCTTGTGGGCATCCCCGCTGCCAGGCCAAGGGCTGGACATACTGTGAAGGCTGAGCAGTACCTCCTGTCTTAAggggaaggatggcccagtggttaggacttgggagacctcgACTCAATTCCCTGTTCTCCTaccaacttcctgtgtgaccttggacatgtcacttagtctctgttccccatctgtaaaatggggataacggcACCTCACCTGGATAAAGACTGGGAGGCGCTCAGATGCCATGATAATGGGGGTCATGTAAGTACCTGATATCTAGACAGACCCTTAACAGTAGCCCCTTCTGTCACAGTCCAGGGAAACTGCACTTGTGTTTCCCCtccatggtccagcaagggcacccaggTCCCAGCCCTCACCTCTCAGTCAGAGACCTGCATCTTGCTCCCTCCTGACCAGGCTGCATAGCTCCCTGCGTTCGctgtgagttccccagcaagtcagactgcctaagcaggcccactttgctttctcctcagtgGCTATAAACAGTGTACTTGGCTACAGCTATACGTTACCACACTGCCCTGTGCAAGCAAGCACAGTTATTCTTcaggtgaaagcattacaaagaaaacacattaaaacgaTAAAAGAACTTACATGCCTGCTAATGAGCTTACCAGCGAGCCCCACTTCCCCCACAACTCCAGCGTGGGCTCTGGAGTCCTTCACACTCCACCAGGCGGGTTTTCTATGGTCAAAAATTCGTAACAGCTTTTGCTCAGAACACGAACCCCGCCTGAAACTCTTGGGTATGTCCTCGGCCCTGCTCAGCTGTACCTCCACTGCCACTACCCACGCTGCCCACTGAGGTTACACTGTTATTCATACTCCTGCTTGCTTGATGAGAGCAAGCATGAGCATGTGTACGCGAGCAGGGGACTCACCCCCCTAGCTCATCATATAGACCTGGAGGAGGTAATCCACCCGACAGCAGTTCAAAAGGGGTCTGGAGTCAGGCATCTgcattcccctccctccagatATTTCCTAGGAAATCCGCTTTGTTCAACCTGACAGTGCCTCCTTGTCTGGCCCAATGTGTAAAgtagtcctttgaagctcataaagCTTCCCAGCAGGGTTTACATTGGCCATGTCTGCCCCGCTAGAGAAGTTATGGCCAATCCCACAGTAACTCATCCACTTTGCATTTGTAATGCAATGGGCTCCAAAgctatttaaacttaattcagtcaGATCTCTCAAAATAGTGCCGGAACTTGCCATGTCTGTCTACTTTTACTCACTCCGTGTATTGGCCGTGCTCCTCCCATTCTGTCGCTACACAGAGACTCTCTGGCCTCTCAACCTGGCAACTTTTATCAATACTAACCTCACTTGTAGAAATGTTTTTATTGTCATTTATAAAAGGCACTGGGGAGCCATCTATGAGAGGCTGTAATTAACAATCATGGGTCTCTCTCTCTACAGCTGGAAATCTGGCAGGGGCTGGTAAGAGATGAGGCTGCTGTTTCTACATTCCACCCCAGTCCAGCTCCTAACTTTTGCCTTTGCTTTGCTTCTCCTCCAGATGTATTTCTACTTCTCTGACAAGGTGGTACTTTTGTTTGACTTCTGGAATGTCCGCACCCCTGCAGGTAAGAACAGAATCTGTGGATTATTCCCACCCCTGAGCGATAGAAATTAGACCCAAGTAATTTGTGCTGTAGACAGCCACAGAGAGAAGCTGATTATGGGTGGTTATCAGCTATGTAGTTCGTTCATGTTTACTCTAGCAGAGGCCATAATCTGTGCTGAGTAGGTGATAAGTAGAGGAGGGAATAAGGGTTGCTATTCAGTTTACTCATTGTTTTCGCTGTAGTGACAGACACCAAGTCAAGGGCTGGGAGAACAGGAACTTGCATGCACAGAAAAACTCCAACAGAGAATGTGTTCTCCAGCATTCTACACAAACCCactgcctgctcccagccccactcctgatCTCCGGAGGTCCCCTCCTGTCCCCTGTAATAGCCCTGATCTCTCCGTGTGGAATTCACCGAATACCCCAAACCGTCACTACTATGTCACAAACTACTGAAAGATCGTCCACGCTATTGCTCAGTAGGGATTGATGCATTTGATGGGCACAAACTACAACAGCTGGCAGTCTCTGCTCCAGAGTGGGCCAAGACTGGGACAGCAAGGGAGGAGACAAATGAGGATGTAGAGCAGTTATTTATCACATGCCTGCTTTATCCATTATACCATATACACAAGCACTACATTTATGCATAAAACAATGCCATCTGAGATTAAGCTGCAAAGAGGCCTAGCAGAAGAGTAAGAGTGTTTAAACTCAGCCTCTAAATCTCCCGTAGCACGAGAAGAGTATTGGTTTGGTCACAGACTGCGGTGGGACTTGGGGGAAGATGCCTTTGCACAGTCTCATGAGGAGTGATCAGTGAATCACACACCGGCCTGCTGCCACTCCAGCAATGCTAAGGTGCAGGAAGAGGGTGACATTATGACATGGAAAGTGGGCAGTTCTGCCAAAGGGCTCAAGAAGAATTTTATTCCTCATGTCCTTCACTTGGAAGAGCTTGTGGCCCTATCTGGGATGAGCAGagcagcagagatgggggagACCTGTTGGGGTGGGTAAAGGCAGATGTCACTACAAGCACCACTGCCCCTTTGCTACTGGATCGGAGCTTTGCAGCCTGATGGGGTGGGGATGAAGAGTGGAataagggtgggggaaaggcagATGCTGAGGATCAGCTACTGTATTTGGTCAGGAAACTTCCTTAGAAGGCGGGACTTCCGGCTCCTCCCTCTAAAACTTACTGTTCAGAGTCCCAGGGAACGCTGCTTCGTGGTGAGTTAAGTGGTGCTTCCTGACTCTCTTGCTGGTTCCAGGCCAATCTGAATGGTGTTTGCCTTGCAGGGATGGTGCTCTCGGTGCTGGTGGTTCTGCTATTAGCGATGTTGTACGAAGCCATCAAGATCAGCAAAAGCAAACTCCTTCGCCAGACGATACTGGCCATCCCCACCACTCTCAGTCAGGAGTCACTCAGGGAGCCGGAGACAGGGTCTGTCAACTCAGACGTGGGTCAGCAAAACACCACCTCAAAAAGGTAACCCAGGTCCCTGTCTGAGGCTTTCGCTATCCTGTGCTGCACAAAGGAGGCCCAAGGGACACAAGCAAAGGGCTTTAAGCACCATTTGCGGTGTGGTCCCTTCATACTGTTGCCAGccctccagaattgtcctggagtccCCAGGAATTCAAGATTCCTCTTTAGTTAAAGAGTATGTTATGTGATGAAACccccaggaatatgtccaaccaaaactggcaacccttgCCCATCAGAATTGCCACGCTAGACCCAGGGTCTGTTCAGAATAGcggcctgtctctgacagtggccagagccagctgcttcagaggaaggtgtaagagaCCTTGCAGTAGCTCCCAGGGAACCTTCTTCCTCACGTTCAAGTGCTCGCATCTGAAGAGTGCAGGGGACATATAAGCCGACTTCTCCTCTTTCCCGTGGGTGCTGGATTccccttctgccccaggccctgcctcttcccaccctttccccaaagtccctgcctcaactccgccccctccctgacAATATTcaagccccttccccaaatctctgccctggccccgcctcttccccaccttctcccctgagcgCGCTGCATTCCcgttcctctcccccccacctccccggagCGTGCTAaccctgccaaacagctgtttggcggtggcagggcaggaagcgctgggagttggtgcctatggctgGGGGGGGCGAGGTGAAGATGAACAGTGCAATACACAGGGAGAGGAGGGTGCCTGCCAGATAGGCTGGGTCAGGGGAGGCCGTGAAGCTGAGGAGGGAGAGGTTCCAGCCACTGTCAATTCAACAACACTCTGCGGGTGTTCAGAGCCCTCTACAGGCAATCCTCACCCCACTGACTGCTTTCCCCATTCCCCCCACTGCCTGGGGACAGCCTGGCCCCTCAGACAAGGAGTAGCTAGATTGCTCCAGCAGGATTTGCAGCTTTGACCCCATCTCTGGCATCTCCCACATCCTGCCCCCTAAGCCAGGAAGGGGGTGAAGTTGCTGGCActgctccttctccttccccagagCTCTGCTCCTGGTCATGAGACACAGGTCAGGGGAGATGAGGATCCCAgaatccccaaacccctctcaGTAGGTGGCTACTACCCAGCCATGCCTCCTCCACTACGTGCACCTGCCCTCATGTCCACCCCGTACTGCCTCAGCTCCTTCTCCACCCCTATGGGCTgctaccccctccctcctgcacctaacTCAGGTCTCAGCTCCCTCATCTTCAAAGTCAAGAGGGACCACTGCCTCCCACTGCCCCCAGGCCCACTGGGAGCGGCAGGGTTGCTGGCAGGCAGCAACACTGGCGGGGAGTGAGAAAGGGCTGTGTGACAGGGAAACTGTCGATACCCAGGGAGCTGGCACTGCCCcaggcagcagagctgcagccagaggaGTTCAGGCTGTATACATATTAGCGCTGTTTGGAATTGTCCCAGaggaacagttttccattggaaaatgctgattcaacagAAAATTATCGAACCGTTTCTTTTCATCTTGGCTGCATCGACGTGTTTAAATtataaaattggaatataaaACACGTCGAGCCAATCGAGTGAGAACAAAtggtcattttgatttttcctcatTGAAGTTTTGGAATTCCCAGGCCAGGGGgagatttaaaatttttgttcCAATTCGGAACAGTTTCCCCCCCAAACGTTTGGAATTTGCCATGGGACAGGAATTCTGAGTTCTGACCAGCTCTGATTTTTATACAAGTTGTTTGCAGATTTGTTAACTGGAACGTACTGGTTTTTCTAGGTTCAAATGGTGGCAGGTCCTGCAGGCTTTCCGTACCCTGTAAACCATCACAACTGTAGCCGTTAAAACGGAACCAATTAATCCCACTCGATCTCATCTTCCCTCAGGCACTACTTGTATCGTGAGCTAAGACATCACAACTACGCTGTTTTTTTCTGGTCAGCCACATTTCTCTAGCAGGGTTCCTTTGGCAAACAGTCTGAGGAAATACACTGAACGGCTGCCCTCCCTGTCTTGCAGGAGCCCTCGTCAGTGGTTCCCATGTGATCAGGGGTAACTAGCATGAAAGGCTTAATCTCAGATGGAGTCTCATTCACAGGTGCAGGATTGACCCCCACTGAGGCCAGGAACGAATCACTGGACATAATGGGAATGCTAAGGGCTTCCCCCCTTCAGCGGCTCCACTGCAGCAGGGAATGGGGATCTGTTAAGGTCACACAGGCCTATCCCTCGTGATCACTTTCTGTTTTGGCAGTGGTGGGATAGTGGAACTTGGGCCTTTGACACAGAAAACCCATTCAAAGGAAGAAGATGGGAGGTTGCCTACAAAGAGATCGCCCCAAAAATACACAGACTGACTAGTGTTCTGACCCTCCTTCATTAGAAGGCCATGTCAGTT
This genomic window from Chelonoidis abingdonii isolate Lonesome George chromosome 24, CheloAbing_2.0, whole genome shotgun sequence contains:
- the SLC31A2 gene encoding protein SLC31A2 isoform X3 yields the protein MMQMYFYFSDKVVLLFDFWNVRTPAGMVLSVLVVLLLAMLYEAIKISKSKLLRQTILAIPTTLSQESLREPETGSVNSDVGQQNTTSKRWFLYHISQSLLHVAQVVIGYLVMLVVMSYNTWIFLGVIVGSALGYYLAYPVFTSR
- the SLC31A2 gene encoding protein SLC31A2 isoform X2, with the translated sequence MGITAPHLDKDWEALRCHDNGGHMYFYFSDKVVLLFDFWNVRTPAGMVLSVLVVLLLAMLYEAIKISKSKLLRQTILAIPTTLSQESLREPETGSVNSDVGQQNTTSKRWFLYHISQSLLHVAQVVIGYLVMLVVMSYNTWIFLGVIVGSALGYYLAYPVFTSR